In Paenibacillus segetis, a single window of DNA contains:
- the sdhA gene encoding succinate dehydrogenase flavoprotein subunit: MAKQSVIVVGGGLAGLMATIKAAEAGVQVHLFSLVPVKRSHSVCAQGGINGAVNTKGEGDSPWEHFDDTVYGGDFLANQPPVKAMCEAAPGIIHLMDRMGVMFNRTPEGLLDFRRFGGTKRHRTAFAGATTGQQLLYALDEQVRRFEAGGVVTKYEHWEFLSAVIDDEGICRGICAQDLRSMEVVTFASDAVILATGGPGIIFGKTTNSVINTGTAASAVYQQGVHYANGEFIQIHPTAIPGDDKLRLMSESARGEGGRIWTYKDGKPWYFLEEKYPAYGNLVPRDIATREIFHVCVDMKLGVNQENMVYLDLSHKDPKELDVKLGGIIEIYEKFMGDDPRKIPMKIFPAVHYSMGGMWVDYNQMTNIPGLFAAGECEYQYHGANRLGANSLVSAIFGGMVAGPKSVEYIRGLKKSAEDIDPSVFEKNRKAQEDKYEGLLAMNGTENAYAIHKELGEWMTDNMTVVRYNAKLEATIGKIKELKQRYKNININDTSRWNNAGAAFTRQLWNMLELSEAMTLGGLLRNESRGAHYKPEFPDRNDEDFLKTTKATWTPDGPRISYDEVDVSLIPPRVRDYSKD; this comes from the coding sequence ATGGCTAAACAAAGCGTAATTGTCGTAGGCGGCGGTCTTGCGGGACTGATGGCTACGATCAAAGCAGCGGAGGCGGGAGTACAAGTTCATCTGTTCTCGCTCGTTCCGGTAAAGAGGTCTCACTCTGTGTGTGCACAAGGTGGGATTAACGGTGCTGTAAATACTAAAGGTGAAGGTGACTCTCCTTGGGAGCATTTTGACGATACGGTGTATGGTGGAGACTTTCTCGCAAACCAACCACCGGTTAAGGCGATGTGTGAGGCAGCGCCGGGTATTATTCATTTGATGGACCGAATGGGTGTCATGTTTAACCGTACTCCGGAAGGATTGCTAGATTTCCGTCGTTTCGGGGGGACGAAACGGCACCGGACTGCGTTCGCAGGAGCGACAACAGGGCAACAGTTATTGTACGCACTGGATGAACAGGTACGCCGCTTCGAAGCGGGTGGCGTGGTAACGAAATACGAGCACTGGGAGTTCTTATCCGCCGTAATCGATGATGAAGGTATATGCCGCGGCATTTGCGCGCAAGATTTGCGTTCCATGGAAGTCGTGACATTTGCTTCGGATGCGGTTATTTTGGCAACGGGTGGTCCCGGGATTATTTTTGGCAAAACAACGAACTCGGTTATTAATACAGGGACTGCAGCAAGTGCGGTTTACCAACAGGGTGTGCACTACGCAAACGGCGAATTCATTCAAATTCACCCAACGGCGATCCCTGGGGATGACAAGCTCCGTTTGATGTCGGAGTCGGCTCGTGGGGAAGGCGGACGGATTTGGACTTACAAAGACGGTAAACCGTGGTATTTCCTTGAGGAAAAATATCCGGCTTACGGTAACTTGGTACCTCGGGATATCGCGACACGGGAAATTTTCCATGTGTGTGTAGATATGAAGCTCGGTGTTAATCAAGAGAACATGGTATATCTCGACCTATCTCATAAAGATCCTAAGGAACTGGACGTTAAACTCGGTGGCATTATTGAGATTTATGAGAAATTCATGGGTGACGATCCGCGCAAAATTCCAATGAAAATATTCCCTGCAGTCCATTACTCCATGGGCGGGATGTGGGTTGATTACAATCAGATGACGAATATCCCTGGTCTATTTGCGGCTGGAGAATGCGAATACCAATATCATGGGGCGAATCGACTAGGCGCGAATTCCCTTGTATCTGCTATTTTTGGCGGGATGGTTGCCGGTCCTAAGTCCGTGGAATATATACGCGGTCTGAAAAAATCTGCGGAGGATATTGATCCATCCGTATTTGAAAAGAATCGCAAGGCACAGGAAGACAAGTATGAAGGCTTGCTGGCAATGAACGGTACGGAGAATGCCTATGCTATTCACAAGGAACTTGGTGAATGGATGACGGACAACATGACAGTTGTACGTTACAATGCGAAGCTAGAAGCAACGATTGGTAAGATCAAAGAGCTCAAACAACGCTATAAGAACATCAATATAAATGACACGTCCCGCTGGAATAACGCTGGAGCAGCGTTTACACGTCAATTGTGGAACATGCTTGAGTTGTCCGAGGCAATGACTCTTGGAGGATTACTGCGGAATGAAAGCCGTGGAGCGCACTACAAACCTGAATTCCCGGATCGTAATGATGAGGACTTTTTGAAGACGACCAAGGCAACTTGGACACCAGATGGACCGCGAATCTCTTACGATGAAGTTGACGTTTCGTTGATCCCACCGCGTGTTCGCGATTATTCGAAGGATTAA
- a CDS encoding succinate dehydrogenase cytochrome b558 subunit encodes MKGFYSRKLHSLLGVIPLGFFILEHVITNFSAVEGGSQGFKDSVAALNSLPLILVLEIFGIWLPILYHGVYGLYIAFQAKPNNTRFQNERNLRYLLQRVTGVLVFAFIIWHVYETRIQVALGNITHEELGGVMHDIVMNPFFFILYLIGVLSASFHFTNGLWSFMVSWGITIGPRAQRVSSIICMGLCVIISVMLVWSLFVFRGVEFQAEGTAWLTGLKSLVG; translated from the coding sequence ATGAAAGGGTTTTATTCCAGAAAACTGCACTCGTTGTTGGGTGTCATACCGCTTGGATTTTTCATTCTGGAACACGTGATTACTAATTTTTCAGCCGTAGAAGGCGGGAGTCAAGGATTCAAAGATAGTGTGGCTGCACTGAATAGCTTGCCACTAATACTGGTATTGGAGATTTTCGGGATTTGGTTACCCATTTTGTATCACGGGGTATATGGGCTATACATTGCTTTCCAGGCAAAACCCAATAATACACGGTTTCAGAATGAACGGAACTTGCGCTATTTACTGCAACGGGTAACAGGCGTGCTTGTGTTTGCTTTTATTATTTGGCATGTGTACGAGACACGTATACAGGTGGCTCTAGGCAATATTACACATGAAGAGCTTGGCGGAGTAATGCATGACATTGTTATGAATCCGTTCTTTTTCATCTTATATTTAATTGGTGTTCTATCGGCGTCCTTCCACTTTACGAATGGATTGTGGTCGTTCATGGTTAGTTGGGGGATTACAATTGGCCCGCGTGCTCAACGTGTGTCTTCTATCATCTGTATGGGACTATGTGTGATCATCTCTGTAATGCTAGTCTGGTCACTGTTTGTATTCCGCGGTGTAGAGTTTCAAGCTGAAGGTACAGCATGGTTGACTGGTTTGAAATCATTAGTAGGTTAA